Genomic window (Armatimonadota bacterium):
TTGGATCGTGCCTCCGTGCATCTCGACGAGCCGTTTGACCAACGTCAGACCGATGCCAAGACCTGAGTGGCACTCGGGCCGAGACCTGGATCCCTGTGAGAACATTTCGAAGATGCTGTCGAGGTCGCTGACTTCGATGCCGAACCCTTGGTCTTTGACGCTGACACCGACCCATCCCTCGCTGACGACGGCGCGAAGTTCGACGCGCCCGCCCCGTTCGCTGTAGCGCGCGGAATTGTTCAGGAGGTTCGAGAACACTTGGGCGAGTCGCGTCGGATCAGCGTTGACCCGCACGGGCTTGGACGGTAGTGCGACGACCAGGTCGTGCCCCATTTCTTCGTAGAGCGGCCGCACCGTCTCCATCGCGCTGTCGACGATGTCGGATAGGTCCGAATCGGCCCGGCGCAAGACCAGTTTGCCCTGAGTGATCCTGGAGACGTCCAAAAGATCGTCGACGAGCCGGACGAGTTGATCGACCTGGCGGGACATCATTTGGACGGTCGCGACCTGGTCTTCGGGCCGCACGTTCCTGTGACGCATCAGGTCGAGTCCCATCCGGATCGGCGCGAGCGGGTTCCGGAGCTCATGGGCGAGGGTCGCGAGAAACTCGTCCTTCTTCGCGTCCGCCTCGTGAAGGGCGAGTTGGACTTTCATCCGTTCGGTGACGTCGCGGCTTACGGCGAGCAACAAGTCTGGCCGGCCTTCCGGATCAGGGATCGCGACGATGGCGACGTCCCACCACTTGATGTTCCCCCGGGCGGTCGGACGGGAAGCCTCGAACCTCGCGACGCCGCCCCGAACGGCTTCTTCAAGGGCTTGGCGGGCGCGCTCCGGTGGCTCCGAACGGCTCCACATGTCTAGCCAATGCCTTCCGAGCAGGTCTTCGGGTTTGCCGACCTCGAGCAGTTGGACGGCCGACCCGTTCACCCACTTGATCCGTCCGTCGAGCCCGATCAGTTTGACGCAGTCGGGCGTGTTCTCCATCACTCCGCGCGCGAACGACTCGCTCCGTCGCAGGGCGTGGTCGGTCCGGATGTCGTCGCTGATGTCCTTTCCTTCTGCGACGATGCCCACGATCCGATCGGAATCGTCACGGAACGGGCGGATGACGAACTCGAGGTCGATGGTCCCTCCGTCCCCCTGGAGATGGCGTGACGTCATCGTGGTCGTCTCGCCCGCCTTCGCTGCCTCGACGGCCGATCCGACCCGGGCGTGCAACGACTCCGACCCGATAAAGGGCGGCGTGTCCTTGAGGGCCTGGCCGAGCGACTCTTCGCGGTTCAGGCCCATGAACGCAAGGAGGTGTCCGTTCGCCTCGACGAGCCTCCCGTCGACATCGAGAAGGCCGACGAAGCGGTTCAGGTTGTCCAGGATGGCGCGGAGCCGGCGCTCGCTCTTCTTCGTCGCCGCCTTGGCGTCTTCGTGTTCGAGGAGATCGGCCGCGTGCAACCCGAGCAGGTCGAGGAGCTGGATCTCGCGTTCGCTCGGCTCGTGCGGCTCGCGATAATGGACGGACAGGACACCGCGAGCGACGCCGTCCAAGCCGACGACGGGCACACTGTGGACGCTTCGGAACCCGACCTTCCGTGCCCCGTCACGATACTTCTCGAACCTTGGATCCGACTCCGTGTCCAGGACGACGGCCCGGCACCGCGTCGCGAACGCGCTGCCACAAGCCCCTTCGAGCGGCCCGGGCGCGATCGTGGCCAGGCGGTCAAGGTCCTCGGAGTCGAAGCCGATGCTCGCCCCCTCGCGCAACAGACACGTGACGGGGTCGTAGAGGCTCAAGAGCCCGAAGTCCGAACGACAATGGGCGACCGCGGTTTCGAGCACGTTAGCGAGGGCGGCCTGAGCGGCAGAAGCCACTGCGACGGGCACGTCCCTCAAGGCAGGCACCACCGGGGGAACACCTTCCTGCCGGACAGGTCCTGACTCCCGGTCGGCGAACGTTCCCATGTCCTCGAATTCGACAGCGATTATGTTGATTAACGGCGTCGCACGGCGACGCTTTTGTTCGTCGGAACGTGAATTCCTTCTCTTTTTTTATGGCCCCGACAAGACGTCACCAATCGCCGCAAAAGACGGTTTCGGCCGGCCCGGTCATGAAGACGGTGCCGTCTTCCGTGTACTCGACGGTGAGGTCGCCACCAGGCAACGAGACCCTGACCTTCCGTCCGGTCTTCCCGTTCAAAAAGCTAGCGACGGCGCAAGCGCACGCCCCCGTCCCGCAAGCCAGCGTCACCCCTGCGCCGCGTTCCCACGTCCGCTGAACGATGTGGGAGTCGGACAAGACCTGCACGAAGTGGGCGTTGACCCGCTTCGGAAACAGAGGGTGGTGTTCGAACTTGGGCCCGAGGGCGGGCAAATCGACGGCCGACGCGTCTTCGACGAACATCACGACGTGAGGGTTGCCCATGGAGACGGCCGTACCCTTCCACGTCGTCTGGTCGACGTCGAACGGGCCGTCGATGAAGCGCTCCTCCGCCGGCCCGTCCATGCCGATCTCCCCCCGGGTCAGGCGGGCTTTGCCCATGTCGACCCGGACCTGCCCGTCGGCCATGATTTCGAGGACGAGGCGACCGGCGCCGGTTTCGACGGGGATCGTCGAAGCGTCCGTCAGACCCTCGTCACGGACGAAGTTCGCGAAGCACCGCACGCCGTTCCCGCACATCTCCGATTCGGAGCCGTCCGGGTTCCACATGCGCATGGCGAACTTTTCGCTCTGCCCCGGGGCGGCCAGGATCAGGCCGTCGGAACCGACCCCGAACTTCCGGTCGCAGACTTTGCGGGCCAGTTCGGGGACGGCCGACTCGTCCAGCGGCTGGGCGAAGGCGTTGACCAT
Coding sequences:
- a CDS encoding diaminopimelate epimerase, which codes for MKFTKMHGIGNDFVMVNAFAQPLDESAVPELARKVCDRKFGVGSDGLILAAPGQSEKFAMRMWNPDGSESEMCGNGVRCFANFVRDEGLTDASTIPVETGAGRLVLEIMADGQVRVDMGKARLTRGEIGMDGPAEERFIDGPFDVDQTTWKGTAVSMGNPHVVMFVEDASAVDLPALGPKFEHHPLFPKRVNAHFVQVLSDSHIVQRTWERGAGVTLACGTGACACAVASFLNGKTGRKVRVSLPGGDLTVEYTEDGTVFMTGPAETVFCGDW
- a CDS encoding PAS domain-containing protein — its product is MPVAVASAAQAALANVLETAVAHCRSDFGLLSLYDPVTCLLREGASIGFDSEDLDRLATIAPGPLEGACGSAFATRCRAVVLDTESDPRFEKYRDGARKVGFRSVHSVPVVGLDGVARGVLSVHYREPHEPSEREIQLLDLLGLHAADLLEHEDAKAATKKSERRLRAILDNLNRFVGLLDVDGRLVEANGHLLAFMGLNREESLGQALKDTPPFIGSESLHARVGSAVEAAKAGETTTMTSRHLQGDGGTIDLEFVIRPFRDDSDRIVGIVAEGKDISDDIRTDHALRRSESFARGVMENTPDCVKLIGLDGRIKWVNGSAVQLLEVGKPEDLLGRHWLDMWSRSEPPERARQALEEAVRGGVARFEASRPTARGNIKWWDVAIVAIPDPEGRPDLLLAVSRDVTERMKVQLALHEADAKKDEFLATLAHELRNPLAPIRMGLDLMRHRNVRPEDQVATVQMMSRQVDQLVRLVDDLLDVSRITQGKLVLRRADSDLSDIVDSAMETVRPLYEEMGHDLVVALPSKPVRVNADPTRLAQVFSNLLNNSARYSERGGRVELRAVVSEGWVGVSVKDQGFGIEVSDLDSIFEMFSQGSRSRPECHSGLGIGLTLVKRLVEMHGGTIQARSEGPGRGSEFVVRLPVASQDGADELEEEASAPEIDGLRVLVVDDNQDAADFMSLSLRLSGHDTRTVYDGLGALSEAEAFRPDIVFLDVGMPGMDGIEVAKNVRRSEWGKDIVLVAVTGWGQEEDRRRTREAGFDHHLVKPVGSDAVSPILAEATTRRAATRGGSPSA